The following are encoded together in the Mumia sp. Pv4-285 genome:
- a CDS encoding MBL fold metallo-hydrolase, with amino-acid sequence MARVDHAVTSGTFSLDGETFDVDNNVWVVGDDTECVVIDAPHSVDDILAVVGDRTVKAIVCTHAHDDHVRVAPALRDRVVAPIMLHPADRPLWELTHPDSLWDVDLQDGATIEVGGTSLRVIHTPGHAPGAVCLYAEDLGCVFTGDTLFQGGPGATGRSYSDADLIVASIRSALFTLPGSTVVHTGHGDDTTIAAEEAALS; translated from the coding sequence ATGGCACGCGTGGACCACGCGGTGACGTCGGGGACGTTCAGCCTCGACGGGGAGACGTTCGACGTCGACAACAACGTGTGGGTGGTCGGCGACGACACCGAGTGCGTGGTGATCGACGCCCCGCACTCCGTCGACGACATCCTGGCCGTCGTCGGCGACCGCACCGTGAAGGCGATCGTCTGCACCCATGCGCACGACGACCACGTGCGAGTCGCTCCGGCGCTGCGCGACCGGGTGGTCGCACCGATCATGCTCCACCCGGCCGACCGTCCGCTGTGGGAGCTCACGCACCCCGACAGCCTGTGGGACGTCGACCTGCAGGACGGCGCCACCATCGAGGTCGGCGGCACGTCCCTCCGGGTGATCCACACGCCGGGGCACGCTCCCGGGGCCGTGTGCCTGTACGCCGAGGACCTCGGCTGCGTGTTCACCGGCGACACGCTCTTCCAAGGTGGTCCGGGTGCCACCGGACGGTCGTACTCGGACGCGGACCTCATCGTCGCGTCGATCCGGTCGGCGTTGTTCACGCTGCCCGGCTCCACGGTGGTGCACACCGGGCACGGAGACGACACGACGATCGCCGCCGAGGAAGCAGCCTTGTCCTAG
- a CDS encoding MFS transporter: MTTDATTAKAGGVLAATCLSTLVVNANTSAVSILLPAISEDTGTSVDTLQWAVTGYSLVGAAVIVTSGALGDVFGRKRVFQLGLLLFVASCILIALANTGEMVIIGRLIQGAAGATILACGLSLLSVANEGEAQLRAVSLWGAAAAVGAAAGPLVGGVLVDLTGWQGLFWIDAGIAVACMLMTFANVAESRDETRSRSIDYGGAVLVALTLSPILLATSKGSDWGWFSVATIGCVVVAVLAGFAFVAVEKRVSVPLLDLALLRNRTLVGATIAILIGAGTINALMYLLSLYFQNPDALGFTPLEAGLATLPATVGLVLVAPLVPRLARKFGGRQVVALGFLVTAIGFAVVGLTQSDWRYLAFLLPLIAIAVGMGLSNGPASSAATACVDADDVGAASGVSNMARYVGAAVATAVAATVNASVISNRLDDGATDGEALAGGLAAASWVMAAVSAAGVLLAVLMKRHREARGTLDDAAASAASPLHTLPTSATARR, translated from the coding sequence GTGACGACGGATGCAACGACCGCGAAGGCAGGGGGCGTGCTTGCGGCGACGTGCCTGTCCACGCTCGTCGTGAACGCCAACACGTCGGCCGTGAGCATCCTGCTCCCGGCGATCAGCGAGGACACCGGCACGTCGGTCGACACCCTGCAGTGGGCGGTGACCGGCTACTCGCTCGTCGGTGCCGCGGTGATCGTGACGTCGGGAGCGCTCGGCGACGTCTTCGGCCGCAAGCGGGTCTTCCAGCTCGGCCTCCTGCTCTTCGTCGCGTCGTGCATCCTGATCGCACTCGCGAACACCGGCGAGATGGTCATCATCGGCCGGCTCATCCAGGGCGCGGCCGGGGCCACGATCCTCGCCTGCGGGCTCAGCCTCCTGTCGGTCGCCAACGAGGGCGAGGCCCAGCTCCGTGCCGTGTCCCTGTGGGGCGCGGCTGCCGCCGTCGGCGCGGCCGCAGGACCTCTCGTCGGTGGCGTGCTCGTCGACCTGACCGGGTGGCAGGGTCTGTTCTGGATCGACGCCGGCATCGCGGTCGCCTGCATGCTGATGACGTTCGCGAACGTCGCCGAGTCGAGAGACGAGACACGTTCTCGCTCGATCGACTACGGCGGAGCCGTCCTCGTCGCGCTCACGCTCAGCCCGATCCTGCTCGCGACCAGCAAGGGCAGCGACTGGGGATGGTTCAGCGTCGCCACGATCGGGTGCGTCGTGGTCGCGGTGCTCGCCGGCTTCGCGTTCGTCGCCGTCGAGAAGCGGGTCAGCGTGCCGCTCCTCGACCTGGCGCTCCTGCGCAACCGCACCCTCGTCGGCGCGACGATCGCCATCCTCATCGGCGCCGGCACGATCAACGCGCTGATGTATCTGCTCAGCCTCTACTTCCAGAACCCCGATGCCTTGGGCTTCACTCCGTTGGAGGCCGGGCTCGCGACGCTCCCCGCGACGGTCGGGCTCGTCCTCGTCGCGCCGCTCGTTCCCCGGCTCGCGCGGAAGTTCGGCGGACGGCAGGTCGTGGCACTCGGCTTCCTCGTGACCGCGATCGGGTTCGCCGTCGTCGGGCTGACCCAGTCGGACTGGCGCTACCTCGCGTTCCTGCTGCCGTTGATCGCCATCGCCGTCGGCATGGGTCTGTCGAACGGCCCGGCGTCGTCCGCAGCGACGGCCTGCGTCGACGCCGACGACGTGGGTGCGGCATCCGGCGTCTCCAACATGGCCCGCTACGTCGGTGCCGCCGTGGCGACCGCCGTCGCGGCGACGGTCAACGCGTCGGTGATCTCGAACCGGCTCGACGACGGTGCGACCGACGGCGAGGCGCTCGCCGGAGGGCTGGCTGCGGCGTCCTGGGTCATGGCCGCAGTCAGCGCGGCGGGGGTGCTTCTCGCGGTCCTGATGAAGCGCCACCGTGAGGCGCGCGGCACGCTCGACGACGCCGCCGCGTCAGCGGCCTCGCCGCTGCACACGCTGCCCACGTCGGCGACCGCTCGCCGCTGA
- a CDS encoding isocitrate lyase/PEP mutase family protein gives MTSHDLAATFRALHDDVLVLPNAWDAASARLIQEAGAPAIATTSGGVAWALGATDGQGLAPVAVFDAVRRIVAAVDVPVTTDIEAGFGDVAGTVAGLVDAGAVGINLEDSEAGVLLGTDAMAARVGEARASADAAGVALFVNARTDVYLLGGDDLDDVVDRARAYVAAGADGMFVPGLSDLDALTTLTKAVGAPVNVMAGPGSPSVRELTAAGARRISTGTALAEAAYGLTERVARAILEDGTFDLLEGGVDYGRMNALLGVR, from the coding sequence ATGACCTCCCACGACCTCGCCGCGACGTTCCGCGCCCTCCACGACGACGTGCTCGTCCTCCCCAACGCCTGGGACGCCGCATCCGCCCGGCTGATCCAGGAGGCCGGCGCACCGGCGATCGCCACGACCAGCGGAGGTGTCGCGTGGGCACTCGGTGCGACGGACGGCCAAGGGTTGGCGCCGGTCGCAGTCTTCGACGCCGTGCGTCGCATCGTGGCCGCGGTCGACGTCCCGGTCACCACCGACATCGAGGCCGGCTTCGGAGACGTCGCCGGGACGGTCGCCGGATTGGTCGACGCGGGCGCGGTCGGCATCAACCTCGAGGACTCCGAGGCCGGTGTCCTGCTCGGGACCGACGCGATGGCGGCGCGCGTGGGCGAGGCCCGCGCATCGGCCGACGCCGCCGGGGTCGCCCTGTTCGTCAACGCCCGGACCGACGTCTACCTGCTGGGCGGCGACGACCTCGACGACGTCGTCGACCGGGCCCGTGCCTACGTCGCGGCCGGCGCGGACGGCATGTTCGTGCCCGGCCTGAGCGATCTCGACGCCCTCACCACGCTGACGAAGGCGGTCGGCGCCCCGGTCAACGTGATGGCCGGGCCGGGTTCACCGTCGGTCCGCGAGCTGACCGCCGCCGGGGCGCGCCGGATCAGCACCGGTACGGCGCTGGCCGAGGCAGCGTACGGCCTCACCGAGCGGGTCGCTCGCGCCATCCTCGAGGACGGCACGTTCGACCTGCTCGAGGGCGGCGTCGACTACGGCCGGATGAACGCGCTGCTCGGCGTGCGCTGA
- a CDS encoding N-acetyltransferase, producing MDIEVVTLAERPELEPLLGGFDAAWPEFMQWDPIAPLYYSVVEECYPEFVQIALDAAVPDRAVAVAYSVPVAWGEEPLPPGGWDRMVQRSAMNRILGTPTTMVSALEICVQPDKRGRGLSSVMLAAMRANAERHGYATLVAPVRPSAKHERPDEPMSEYARRLRPDGLPEDPWLRTHVRAGGVVEGVAPRSMSIPGTLEEWRRWTGLAFDRSGPVHVPGALAPVHCDVDQDHAVYVEANVWVRHRIR from the coding sequence ATGGACATCGAGGTGGTGACGCTGGCCGAGCGGCCGGAGCTCGAGCCGCTGCTCGGCGGGTTCGACGCGGCCTGGCCCGAGTTCATGCAGTGGGATCCGATCGCGCCGCTCTACTACTCCGTGGTCGAGGAGTGCTACCCCGAGTTCGTGCAGATCGCACTCGACGCCGCCGTGCCGGACCGCGCGGTTGCGGTCGCGTACAGCGTCCCCGTCGCCTGGGGCGAGGAGCCCCTGCCGCCCGGCGGGTGGGACCGGATGGTCCAACGGTCGGCGATGAACCGCATCCTCGGCACACCGACCACGATGGTGTCCGCGCTGGAGATCTGCGTCCAGCCGGACAAGCGCGGGCGCGGCCTGTCGTCGGTGATGCTGGCGGCGATGCGGGCGAACGCCGAGCGACACGGCTACGCGACGCTCGTCGCCCCCGTCCGCCCGAGCGCGAAGCACGAGCGGCCCGACGAGCCGATGAGCGAGTACGCCCGCCGCCTGCGTCCCGACGGCCTGCCGGAGGATCCCTGGCTTCGGACGCACGTCAGGGCAGGTGGCGTCGTCGAGGGAGTCGCGCCCCGCTCGATGTCGATCCCGGGGACCCTCGAGGAGTGGCGGCGGTGGACCGGGCTGGCGTTCGATCGGTCAGGCCCCGTTCACGTCCCGGGCGCGCTCGCGCCGGTGCACTGCGACGTCGACCAGGATCACGCCGTCTACGTCGAGGCGAACGTCTGGGTCCGCCACCGGATCCGCTGA
- a CDS encoding lipase family protein, with protein MKQLRIACLAAVLSALAFVGIQAVPASAADGDQVVSRGVKIPTFYNPPATLPAANGALVRTEPLQLGLRLPGLDGRQLPGTATRLMYKSTDTHGQPVAVTAAYIEPAARWTGNGPRPLVVLAPGTMGQGDQCAASLALENPLTLGLSDGITVSVGYENLAAYRLLARGIAVTVTDYAGLGTTDRVHTYVNRLDEAHAVLDAVRATRALPNTSITSGSPVGLYGYSQGGGATGAAAELQPTYAPELTLAGAYVGAPPADLARTLPGIDGSALAAAAGWTVNGLAHTYPELRPLVDAYTNDKGRAALADIATTCVGDGILSYPFARTKDWTKQGISLSEVVAREPVIKAAVDAQRIGRLKPATPVRVATGIADDTVPHGQARQLAVDWCKKGANVTYHPIYLPNLGDKVVLTNHFLPLIEDQGSALDWLEDRLAGRWTLSNCWRVPVMP; from the coding sequence GTGAAGCAGCTGCGCATCGCATGCCTGGCCGCGGTCTTGTCCGCCCTCGCCTTCGTCGGCATCCAGGCGGTCCCCGCCTCAGCCGCCGACGGCGACCAGGTCGTCTCCCGAGGCGTCAAGATCCCGACCTTCTACAACCCGCCCGCCACGCTGCCCGCAGCCAACGGCGCGCTCGTCCGCACCGAACCGCTCCAGCTCGGCCTCCGCCTGCCGGGCCTCGACGGGCGCCAGCTCCCCGGCACCGCGACGCGCCTGATGTACAAGTCCACCGACACGCACGGGCAGCCGGTGGCTGTGACCGCCGCATATATCGAGCCAGCGGCACGGTGGACCGGCAACGGGCCGCGACCGCTCGTCGTCCTGGCCCCCGGGACGATGGGCCAGGGCGACCAGTGCGCCGCGTCGCTCGCCCTCGAGAACCCGCTGACGTTGGGACTCAGCGACGGCATCACCGTGTCGGTGGGCTACGAGAACCTCGCCGCGTACCGGCTGCTCGCCCGCGGCATCGCCGTGACCGTCACCGACTACGCCGGTCTCGGGACGACCGACCGCGTCCACACCTACGTGAACAGACTGGACGAGGCTCACGCCGTCCTCGACGCCGTCCGCGCGACGCGGGCCCTGCCGAACACGTCGATCACCAGCGGGTCGCCGGTCGGACTGTACGGCTACAGCCAGGGCGGCGGCGCGACCGGCGCGGCGGCCGAGCTCCAGCCCACCTACGCCCCGGAGCTCACGCTCGCCGGCGCGTACGTCGGGGCTCCGCCGGCCGACCTGGCGCGCACACTGCCGGGCATCGACGGGAGCGCCCTCGCGGCCGCTGCCGGATGGACCGTCAACGGTCTCGCGCACACCTACCCCGAGCTGCGTCCGCTGGTCGACGCCTACACCAACGACAAGGGCCGCGCCGCCCTGGCCGACATCGCCACGACGTGCGTCGGTGACGGGATCCTGAGCTACCCGTTCGCGAGGACGAAGGACTGGACGAAGCAGGGCATCTCCCTCAGCGAGGTCGTCGCGCGCGAGCCCGTCATCAAGGCGGCGGTCGACGCGCAGCGCATCGGACGACTCAAGCCCGCCACCCCGGTCCGGGTGGCCACCGGCATCGCCGACGACACCGTTCCCCACGGCCAGGCGCGCCAGCTCGCCGTCGACTGGTGCAAGAAGGGCGCCAACGTCACGTACCACCCGATCTATCTGCCGAACCTGGGCGACAAGGTCGTGCTCACGAACCACTTCCTCCCGCTGATCGAAGACCAGGGCTCGGCGCTCGACTGGCTCGAGGACCGGCTCGCCGGCCGGTGGACGCTCTCCAACTGCTGGAGGGTCCCGGTCATGCCGTGA
- a CDS encoding RNA polymerase sigma factor, with translation MRRARFSARSPGAEQPEAVAALGERFRGGDDAALEEAYARWSALVHTLALRATDHASADDITQQVFVEAWRGRVRFDPTQRPLPAWLVGIARHVIADHRARQSRDARLTARVGNDADPLTDTARTEAVIDSVVIAQGLSQVDQPRRTILELAFMSDLTHTQISEQLRLPLGTVKSHIRRGLIQLRDFVEVTDEPS, from the coding sequence GTGAGACGTGCCCGCTTCTCGGCCCGCTCTCCCGGTGCCGAGCAACCCGAAGCCGTTGCCGCTCTCGGCGAGCGGTTCCGCGGTGGGGACGACGCGGCGCTCGAGGAGGCGTACGCCCGGTGGTCGGCGCTCGTCCACACGCTCGCCCTCCGCGCCACCGACCACGCGTCGGCCGACGACATCACTCAGCAGGTGTTCGTCGAGGCGTGGCGGGGACGCGTCCGGTTCGATCCCACCCAGCGTCCCCTGCCGGCGTGGCTCGTGGGGATCGCTCGTCACGTGATCGCCGACCATCGTGCGCGCCAGTCGCGCGACGCCCGCCTCACCGCACGGGTCGGCAACGACGCCGACCCGCTCACGGACACGGCGCGGACCGAAGCGGTCATCGACTCCGTCGTCATCGCGCAGGGCCTGTCCCAGGTCGACCAGCCGCGCCGCACTATCCTCGAGCTGGCGTTCATGTCGGACCTGACGCACACGCAGATCTCCGAGCAGCTCCGCCTCCCGCTGGGGACCGTGAAGAGCCACATCCGCCGTGGCCTGATCCAGCTGCGCGACTTCGTGGAGGTGACCGATGAGCCATCCTGA
- a CDS encoding ankyrin repeat domain-containing protein, with protein MSGGDWKDMFNAACKGDVELVRFHIDQGVDVDYAHPEFQSTALVACILDGQEDVANLLLDHGANPRLASVFDECTPVEAARQAGLGALEVRLRSLGG; from the coding sequence ATGTCTGGTGGTGACTGGAAGGACATGTTCAACGCAGCCTGCAAGGGCGACGTCGAGCTGGTCCGGTTCCACATCGACCAAGGAGTCGACGTCGACTACGCGCACCCCGAGTTCCAGTCGACCGCTCTGGTCGCCTGCATCCTCGACGGTCAGGAGGACGTCGCGAACCTTCTCCTCGACCACGGCGCCAACCCTCGCCTCGCCTCGGTGTTCGACGAGTGCACGCCGGTCGAGGCGGCACGGCAGGCGGGACTCGGCGCACTCGAGGTCAGGCTCCGGTCGCTCGGCGGGTGA
- a CDS encoding amidohydrolase produces MPESTLFVGGSVFDGHSYAGAAEVLVRDGRVVGVGPDLERDGAEVVDAAGGLVAPGFVDAHVHAVQGGLERIRCDLTAGGTREDYLRIVAAYAEAHPELPWILGGGWAMSAFPGGTPTAAELDAVVPDRPVCLPNRDHHGAWVNSRALALAGVDASTPDPPHGRFERDAAGRPTGTLHEGAMHVVARLVPATTDAEYDTALLEGQRYLHSLGVVGWQDAIVGAYAGMDDPGPAYVRAAARGDLTASVVGALWWDRERGEEQVESLIARRDAYSAGRFRATSVKIMQDGVAENFTAALSAPYLDRCGHATTNAGHSFVDPDALRRYVARLDAEGFQVHVHAIGDRGVREALDAFVGTDPRRRHHLAHLQLVHPDDVPRFAELGVAANLQMLWACLDEQMADLTLPFLGPVRSGWQYPFGDLLRADTLLVAGSDWPVSSPDPLEAIHVGVNRWAYGEPGAGGSEPFLPDQRLPLEAAFAAYTSGSAWINGRDDAGVLRPGATADVVVLDRDPFTGPVDEVAAASVTSTWIDGVPVHRA; encoded by the coding sequence GTGCCGGAGTCGACGCTCTTCGTCGGAGGTTCCGTCTTCGACGGCCATTCGTACGCCGGCGCCGCGGAGGTGCTGGTGCGCGACGGTCGCGTGGTCGGTGTCGGGCCAGACCTGGAGCGCGATGGCGCCGAGGTCGTCGACGCCGCGGGTGGGCTGGTTGCGCCCGGGTTCGTCGACGCCCACGTGCACGCCGTCCAGGGCGGGCTGGAGCGGATCCGTTGCGACCTCACCGCCGGCGGCACGCGCGAGGACTACCTGCGGATCGTCGCTGCGTACGCCGAGGCGCACCCGGAGCTGCCCTGGATCCTGGGCGGTGGCTGGGCGATGTCGGCGTTCCCCGGCGGGACCCCGACCGCCGCGGAGCTCGACGCCGTCGTCCCCGACCGACCGGTGTGCCTCCCCAACCGTGACCACCACGGCGCGTGGGTCAACAGTCGCGCGCTGGCGCTCGCCGGGGTCGACGCGTCCACGCCCGATCCGCCGCACGGACGGTTCGAACGCGACGCCGCCGGGCGTCCGACCGGCACGCTGCACGAGGGGGCGATGCACGTCGTGGCGCGCCTCGTGCCCGCGACCACCGACGCCGAGTACGACACCGCGCTGCTCGAGGGCCAGCGCTACCTGCACTCGCTGGGCGTCGTCGGGTGGCAGGACGCGATCGTCGGCGCCTACGCAGGCATGGACGATCCTGGCCCGGCGTACGTCCGTGCGGCCGCGCGCGGAGACCTCACCGCGAGCGTCGTCGGGGCGCTCTGGTGGGACCGCGAGCGTGGCGAGGAGCAGGTGGAGTCGCTCATTGCGCGACGCGACGCGTACTCGGCCGGACGGTTCCGTGCGACCAGCGTGAAGATCATGCAGGACGGGGTCGCCGAGAACTTCACCGCAGCGCTGAGCGCGCCGTACCTCGACCGCTGCGGACACGCCACGACCAACGCCGGGCACTCGTTCGTCGATCCCGACGCGCTGCGCCGGTACGTCGCCCGGCTGGACGCCGAGGGCTTCCAGGTGCACGTGCACGCGATCGGCGACCGCGGGGTACGAGAGGCACTCGACGCCTTCGTGGGCACCGACCCGCGCCGCCGTCACCACCTGGCCCACCTGCAGCTGGTGCACCCGGACGACGTTCCCCGGTTCGCCGAGCTCGGCGTCGCAGCGAACCTGCAGATGCTGTGGGCGTGCCTCGACGAGCAGATGGCCGACCTCACGCTTCCGTTCCTCGGCCCGGTGCGGTCCGGGTGGCAGTATCCGTTCGGCGACCTGCTGCGTGCCGACACTCTGCTCGTCGCCGGGAGCGACTGGCCGGTGAGCAGCCCCGACCCGCTCGAGGCGATCCACGTCGGCGTCAACCGCTGGGCGTACGGCGAGCCGGGGGCGGGCGGCAGCGAGCCGTTCCTGCCCGATCAGCGTCTTCCGCTCGAGGCGGCGTTCGCGGCGTACACGTCCGGCTCGGCGTGGATCAACGGCCGCGACGACGCGGGCGTCCTCCGTCCCGGCGCCACGGCCGATGTGGTCGTGCTCGACCGTGACCCCTTCACCGGGCCGGTGGATGAGGTCGCGGCTGCGAGCGTGACGTCGACGTGGATCGACGGCGTGCCCGTCCACCGGGCCTGA
- a CDS encoding MarR family winged helix-turn-helix transcriptional regulator, giving the protein MAMPTIDQQLCFALYSASRAMTASYRPLLDGLGLTYPQYLVMLVMWEDERLTVGHLGARLHLDSGTLSPLLKRLESRGLVARERSAEDERVVEVALTPEGRSLQELARDVPRQAFSATGLSLSDSADLLQAVHQLTRSLEESRHHSSPDELSRRKDIP; this is encoded by the coding sequence ATGGCCATGCCGACCATCGACCAGCAGCTGTGCTTCGCGCTCTACTCCGCGTCCCGCGCAATGACCGCGTCGTACCGTCCGCTGCTCGACGGACTCGGGCTCACGTACCCGCAGTACCTCGTGATGCTCGTGATGTGGGAGGACGAGCGCCTGACCGTCGGTCACCTCGGCGCACGTCTCCATCTCGACAGCGGCACCCTGTCGCCGCTCCTCAAACGGCTGGAGTCCCGCGGCCTCGTCGCGCGCGAGCGTTCGGCCGAGGACGAGCGCGTGGTCGAGGTCGCCCTGACGCCGGAGGGGCGCTCTCTCCAGGAGCTCGCCCGCGACGTTCCCCGGCAGGCGTTCTCCGCCACAGGCCTGAGCCTGAGCGACTCGGCCGACCTCCTCCAGGCGGTCCACCAGCTCACCCGATCCCTCGAAGAGTCCCGACACCACTCGTCCCCAGACGAGCTGTCCCGACGAAAGGACATCCCATGA
- a CDS encoding anti-sigma factor, with the protein MSHPDEELRAAYAMGDPVDDDTSRHIEECDECSGDVAELARTLRAADLLTADRPPLVSPPPEVWTRIQSAVAEPAPGASPPGTVVPFEHRSRRREVAIRVTAFVAGVAAAVVGMLLVVDRGEDPSDGRDDGSVVASGDLIPLEGQSAQGTATVVDDGGTRRVTIDLADTGSPGSGFFQAWLLDPTTNGMIALGVMDQDSETFAVPSGVDLAAYDSVDISLEPFDGDPAHSATSVARGRLAADG; encoded by the coding sequence ATGAGCCATCCTGACGAAGAGCTACGCGCCGCCTACGCGATGGGTGACCCGGTCGACGACGACACGAGCCGCCACATCGAGGAGTGCGACGAGTGCAGCGGGGACGTCGCAGAGTTGGCTCGGACGCTGCGTGCCGCAGACCTCCTGACCGCTGACCGGCCGCCGCTCGTCAGTCCGCCGCCGGAGGTGTGGACGAGGATCCAGAGTGCGGTCGCCGAGCCCGCGCCCGGGGCCTCACCGCCAGGGACGGTCGTGCCGTTCGAGCACCGCTCACGCCGGCGTGAGGTGGCTATCCGGGTCACCGCGTTCGTCGCAGGCGTCGCTGCTGCGGTGGTCGGGATGCTCCTCGTCGTCGACCGCGGCGAGGATCCGTCCGACGGGCGTGACGACGGCTCGGTGGTCGCGAGCGGCGACCTCATCCCGCTCGAGGGGCAGTCGGCGCAGGGGACGGCGACGGTCGTCGACGACGGTGGCACACGTCGTGTCACGATCGACCTCGCCGACACCGGGTCGCCCGGGTCCGGTTTCTTCCAGGCCTGGCTCCTCGACCCGACCACGAACGGCATGATCGCCCTCGGCGTCATGGACCAGGACTCTGAGACGTTCGCCGTCCCGTCGGGCGTGGACCTCGCCGCGTACGACTCGGTGGACATCTCGCTCGAACCGTTCGACGGCGACCCCGCGCACTCGGCGACCAGCGTCGCCCGAGGCCGCCTCGCCGCCGACGGCTAG
- a CDS encoding organic hydroperoxide resistance protein, with translation MTPLYTAEALATGDGRNGYGRSSDGRVEVDLAIPKEMGGSGDGTNPEQLFAIGYAACFHSALRLVAGQAKVDVADSTVGARVSLGPGEGGGYGLAVELEITLPHVDQATAEKLAEKAHEVCPYSNATRGNIEVTLVVTDD, from the coding sequence ATGACCCCCCTCTACACCGCCGAAGCCCTCGCGACCGGAGACGGCCGGAACGGCTACGGCCGCTCCTCCGACGGCCGCGTCGAGGTGGATCTCGCGATCCCCAAGGAGATGGGCGGCAGCGGCGACGGGACGAACCCCGAGCAGCTGTTCGCGATCGGCTACGCCGCGTGCTTCCACTCCGCCCTGCGGCTGGTGGCCGGCCAGGCGAAGGTCGACGTCGCCGACTCGACCGTAGGCGCTCGCGTGTCGCTCGGTCCGGGCGAAGGCGGCGGCTACGGCCTGGCCGTCGAGCTCGAGATCACGCTTCCGCACGTCGACCAGGCGACGGCCGAGAAGCTCGCCGAGAAGGCTCACGAGGTCTGCCCGTACTCCAACGCCACCCGCGGCAACATCGAGGTCACGCTCGTCGTGACCGACGACTGA
- a CDS encoding FBP domain-containing protein — translation MHPLTESQIRASFVNASRRETTQAPLPPNIADLSWDEHDFLGWTDPKAPRRAYAVIPTHDGVVGLLLRTTQPTSQRPAICTWCEDVKETDDVVLYVAKRAGSSGRNGNTVGMLIHADLSCSAKARRRPAPSERAGDPDAFIARRVAGLRERTARFAERVRDGD, via the coding sequence ATGCATCCCCTGACCGAGTCCCAGATCCGTGCGTCCTTCGTCAACGCCTCCCGGCGTGAGACGACCCAGGCGCCGCTCCCGCCGAACATCGCCGACCTGAGCTGGGACGAGCACGACTTCCTCGGGTGGACCGACCCGAAGGCGCCGCGGCGGGCGTACGCCGTGATCCCCACCCATGACGGCGTCGTGGGGCTCCTGCTCCGTACGACGCAGCCGACGTCGCAGCGTCCTGCCATCTGCACGTGGTGCGAGGACGTCAAGGAGACCGACGACGTCGTCCTGTACGTCGCCAAGCGCGCGGGGTCCTCCGGGCGCAACGGCAACACCGTCGGCATGCTGATCCACGCCGACCTCTCGTGCTCGGCCAAGGCTCGGCGCCGTCCCGCCCCCTCCGAGCGCGCCGGCGACCCCGACGCGTTCATCGCTCGCAGGGTCGCGGGGCTGCGCGAGCGGACGGCCCGGTTCGCCGAGCGCGTACGCGACGGCGACTAG
- a CDS encoding dienelactone hydrolase family protein, whose product MAEVVLFHHLRGLTDGVKAFADQLGGGSHAVHTPDLFDGELPGSLEEGLALSQSIGDAGIAERVDAVLADLPDALVYAGISFGVMQAQRLAQARQGARGALLYEACVPVTGEWAFGPWPHGVPVQVHGKDDDEFFAHEGDIDAARELVEIVGPELGELFVYPGGQHLFFDSSLPTYDADAALLVVQRSRAFLDRLG is encoded by the coding sequence ATGGCTGAGGTCGTCCTATTCCATCACCTGCGAGGGCTGACCGACGGGGTGAAGGCCTTCGCCGACCAGCTCGGCGGAGGCTCGCACGCGGTGCACACCCCTGACCTGTTCGACGGTGAGCTGCCGGGGAGCCTCGAGGAGGGCCTGGCATTGTCGCAGTCGATCGGTGACGCCGGCATCGCCGAGCGCGTCGACGCCGTGCTCGCCGACCTGCCGGATGCGCTCGTCTACGCCGGCATCTCGTTCGGAGTGATGCAGGCGCAGCGGCTCGCGCAGGCGCGTCAGGGAGCCCGGGGCGCTTTGCTCTACGAGGCGTGCGTCCCGGTCACGGGGGAGTGGGCGTTCGGACCGTGGCCTCACGGGGTTCCCGTGCAGGTCCACGGCAAGGACGACGACGAGTTCTTCGCGCACGAGGGCGACATCGACGCCGCGCGAGAGCTGGTCGAGATCGTGGGCCCAGAGCTGGGCGAGCTCTTCGTCTATCCCGGTGGCCAGCACCTCTTCTTCGACAGCTCGTTGCCGACGTACGACGCCGACGCCGCACTGCTCGTCGTCCAGCGCTCGCGTGCGTTCCTCGACCGCCTGGGGTGA